A genomic segment from Fusarium fujikuroi IMI 58289 draft genome, chromosome FFUJ_chr04 encodes:
- a CDS encoding probable chitin binding protein encodes MKSFTLLVAFLASFAIASPWPSLVSRALDKRQAGRCGTGFGTVCGRSECCSSAGWCGTGYLYCSAPSCQIEYGPGCDANVRPSGPDTTNVARPKFGSIPYGQAIYRCNRNGDIALTYDDGPYTYTEDLLDLLQRYNAKATFYITGRNLGKGAINDPDTPWPGLIRRMVRDGHQIASHTWSHQRLTTLSRSKFWNQMIYNEIAFADILGYFPTYMRPPYSASNTTTDAWLNELGYHITYFNLDTEGYLHDSPNMISTSKQIWDNTVEGRSPATNKWLHIEHDPVYQTVYNLTEYMLRSMRRNNFTAVTVGQCLQDAPSNWYRTVSSSPSLTSTSSSLPTFPATTNGRCGSRHGGATCRGEPNGETCCSQNGWCGGTSDHCGRGCQPVFGTCSDTPEPAAPGRCGAAHGGARLEEKDVLFPSKAPVSIDLRY; translated from the exons ATGAAGTCATTCACTCTCCTCGTCGCCTTTCTGGCTAGTTTCGCCATCGCATCTCCATGGCCCTCCCTCGTTAGTCGCGCTCTTGACAAACGACAAGCTGGACGATGCGGGACTGGCTTTGGAACAGTCTGCGGACGAAGTGAATGCTGTTCCAGCGCTGG ATGGTGCGGAACTGGTTATCTTTACTGCTCTGCTCCCTCGTGTCAGATCGAGTATGGTCCTGGCTGCGACGCAAACGTTCGTCCGAGTGGCCCTGATACAACGAACGTAGCTCGTCCGAAATTTGGGAGTATTCCGTATGGTCAAGCAATTTACCGGTGTAACCGCAATGGCGATATCGCGTTGACGTATGATGATGGACCGTATACTTACACCGAagaccttctcgatctcctccAG CGATATAATGCTAAAGCAACATTCTACATCACCGGTCGCAACCTTGGAAAAGGCGCTATCAATGATCCCGATACGCCATGGCCAGGTCTCATTCGGCGCATGGTTCGGGACGGCCATCAGATCGCCAGTCACACATGGTCCCATCAACGTCTCACAACGTTGAGCCGCTCTAAATTCTGGAACCAGATGATTTACAACGAGATTGCCTTTGCTGATATTCTCGGCTACTTCCCAACCTACATGCGTCCTCCGTACTCTGCCAGCAATACCACTACAGATGCATGGCTGAATGAGCTCGGGTACCATATCACGTACTTCAATCTAGATACAGAAGGATATCTACACGATAGTCCAAACATGATCAGTACATCCAAGCAAATCTGGGATAACACCGTCGAGGGTCGAAGCCCAGCTACCAACAAATGGCTTCACATCGAGCACGACCCCGTATATCAGACCGTCTACAACCTCACGGAATACATGCTCCGCTCCATGCGGCGCAACAACTTCACCGCCGTAACAGTAGGTCAATGTCTCCAAGACGCCCCCTCAAACTGGTACCGCACCGtgtcctcctctccctcgcttacatcaacatcctcatcattaCCCACATTCCCCGCTACGACAAACGGCCGCTGCGGCTCACGACACGGCGGCGCAACATGTCGCGGGGAGCCCAACGGCGAGACGTGCTGTTCGCAGAACGGCTGGTGCGGCGGGACGAGCGATCACTGCGGGAGAGGATGTCAGCCTGTGTTCGGGACGTGCAGCGACACGCCGGAGCCTGCGGCGCCGGGGCGATGTGGAGCTGCACATGGGGGCGCGAGGT tggaggagaaggatgtaTTATTCCCGAGTAAAGCCC
- a CDS encoding probable SIT1-Transporter of the bacterial siderophore ferrioxamine B, with protein sequence MSSPEKSSDNDHGHEVPPSAADAVRDITSPGVQRIKAMSEVITLTDRIFIFFGVFLIAYAYGLDGTVRYAYQPSALNSFQEHSLQSSVNTLRAVIAAAAQPTAGKIADVFGRVELICISVFFYTIGTVIEAAAQNLDTYSAGAVIYQIGYTMILLLVEVIIGDITSVRSRLFFSYIPALPFIINTWVSGDVTEAVLGATTWRWGIGMWCIIYPVCALPLIISLLVVGHRAKKAGHLVGYRSSFQQLGFNKLTVELFWLLDIIGVILLIAVFALLLVPLTIAGGFESKWSDPQVVAPLVIGFVCIPVFVVWELRALHPLVPFHHMKDRSVWAPMGIACMLNFAWTMQGDYLYTVLQVSFNFSIKAATRVQSLYSFASVITGTILGLIVYKVRRFKVFIVSGTCLFLVAFGLLIRYRGDPSSDNKSGVIGAQILLGIAGGMFPYPAQASLQAYVTHERLAVMTGLYLALYQVGSAFGNAVSGAIWTQVLPVRLAQSFSSFGNETLAVYAYSQPLSAILDFPVGSDERDAMIDAYKHVQRLLTITGICLCVPLIAFSLCLRNPKLTDQQNLVEDEKPGAAAERSSASA encoded by the coding sequence ATGTCCTCCCCAGAGAAATCCTCCGACAACGACCACGGCCATGAAGTCCCCCCTTCAGCCGCCGACGCCGTCCGGGACATCACATCCCCCGGTGTCCAGCgcatcaaggccatgtcCGAAGTGATCACCCTCACCGAccgcatcttcatcttcttcggcgtcttcctcatcgcctACGCCTACGGCCTCGATGGCACCGTGCGCTACGCCTACCAGCCCTCCGCGCTCAACAGTTTCCAGGAACACTCGCTCCAGTCCTCCGTTAATACCCTCCGCGCCGTCATCGCAGCAGCTGCGCAGCCCACTGCGGGAAAGATCGCTGATGTGTTTGGTCGTGTGGAGCTTATTTGCATCTCTGTGTTCTTTTATACCATTGGAACTGTCATTGAGGCTGCGGCGCAGAATCTGGATACGTACTCTGCTGGTGCGGTTATTTACCAGATTGGATATACCATGATTCTTTTGCTTGTGGAGGTCATCATTGGAGATATCACGTCTGTGCGATCGCGTTTGTTCTTTAGTTACATCCCCGCTCTGccgttcatcatcaacacctggGTCAGCGGCGATGTCACAGAAGCTGTCCTTGGAGCTACGACTTGGCGGTGGGGAATCGGCATGTGGTGCATCATCTACCCCGTCTGCGCGctccctctcatcatcagtctTCTCGTCGTTGGACACCGCGCCAAGAAGGCCGGCCATCTCGTTGGCTACCGCTCTTCATTCCAACAGCTCGGCTTCAACAAACTGACCGTCGAACTCTTTTGGcttctcgacatcatcggcgtgatcctcctcatcgccgTCTTCGCCCTGCTCCTCGTGCCCCTCACCATCGCTGGTGGTTTCGAGAGCAAGTGGTCAGACCCTCAGGTCGTAGCCCCCCTCGTCATCGGCTTCGTCTGCATTCCCGTCTTTGTCGTGTGGGAACTCCGCGCTCTTCACCCCCTGGTTCCCTTCCATCACATGAAGGATCGCTCCGTCTGGGCCCCCATGGGAATTGCTTGCATGCTCAACTTTGCCTGGACAATGCAGGGCGACTATCTCTACACCGTTCTCCAGGTCTCGTTCAACTTCAGCATCAAGGCCGCTACACGGGTCCAATCGCTCTACTCCTTCGCAAGTGTCATCACCGGCACAATTCTCGGTCTTATCGTGTACAAGGTGCGCCGcttcaaggtcttcatcGTATCAGGAACAtgtctcttcctcgtcgcaTTCGGTCTCCTCATCCGATATCGTGGCGACCCCAGCTCCGACAACAAATCCGGCGTCATTGGCGCACAGATCCTCCTCGGTATCGCGGGTGGTATGTTCCCATACCCCGCGCAGGCCTCGCTCCAAGCCTACGTTACCCACGAGCGACTCGCCGTCATGACGGGTCTGTACCTCGCGCTGTACCAGGTCGGCTCGGCCTTTGGAAATGCCGTCTCCGGTGCCATCTGGACGCAGGTTCTCCCTGTGCGACTTGCCCAgagcttctccagcttcgGAAACGAGACTCTGGCTGTGTACGCCTACTCTCAGCCTCTGTCTGCCATTCTCGACTTCCCTGTTGGTTCTGATGAGCGCGATGCCATGATTGATGCGTACAAGCATGTCCAGCGCCTGCTTACCATCACTGGTATCTGTCTCTGCGTTCCTCTTATCGCGTTCTCGCTGTGCTTGCGTAACCCCAAGCTCACCGATCAACAGAACttggttgaggatgagaagcctGGTGCGGCTGCTGAGCGCTCTTCTGCGTCAGCTTAG
- a CDS encoding related to heterokaryon incompatibility protein het-6, whose product MAPPNKDEDAYPIAYQPLNKDKREIRLLEILPSTSEGEVNCKLHTVPLTPDLYYTCISYVWGDPNDKEVMIVNGVPTKVAWSLINALRHLKKHWTDIERKSDPELDPSKFRLWADALCINQEDLTEKRDQVGMMADIYSSAAMVLAWIHPSGKVVKKAFKTFEKIVQIAEENVDSDSWDNALPSKFTGLTEIELFRICESLPPWKPSQLSWLCPNGSGIDLLDFVKLLCDPYGAVFNFCRLDFWNRVWIYQEVILAKRLYFVSRTRCIEHSTCLVALYGLMAYMQHLKRTNLVSWKEDNIDMLQSVFSKIWNLLKMRFVFRGIIDGDQDPDFCLWHLGLYFYPDSEASNKLDYFYGLSGVTTSPFAPDYTKSIREVTLEFMAWVLPIWKSAK is encoded by the coding sequence ATGGCGCCTCCCAATAAAGACGAAGATGCATATCCGATCGCCTATCAACCCCTCAACAAGGATAAACGAGAGATACGtcttcttgagatccttcCCAGCACCTCTGAAGGCGAAGTCAACTGCAAACTCCACACCGTCCCCCTTACACCGGATCTTTACTACACCTGCATCTCCTACGTCTGGGGTGACCCAAATGACAAGGAAGTCATGATCGTCAATGGCGTCCCGACAAAGGTCGCCTGGAGTCTTATTAATGCACTTCGACACCTGAAGAAACACTGGACTGATATTGAACGAAAGTCAGATCCTGAGCTCGACCCCTCCAAGTTTCGCTTGTGGGCTGATGCGCTTTGTATCAACCAAGAGGATCTTACCGAAAAACGGGATCAAGTCGGCATGATGGCAGATATCTACTCTTCGGCAGCAATGGTTCTGGCCTGGATTCATCCAAGCGGCAAAGTTGTCAAGAAAGCGTTTAAGACTTTCGAAAAGATAGTTCAAATCGCTGAAGAAAACGTGGACAGTGACAGCTGGGATAACGCATTACCGTCCAAGTTTACAGGTCTTACAGAAATAGAACTGTTCAGGATTTGCGAAAGCCTACCTCCCTGGAAACCTAGCCAGTTGTCATGGCTCTGTCCAAACGGCTCTGGTATTGATTTACTAGACTTCGTAAAACTCCTTTGCGATCCTTATGGGGCCGTGTTCAATTTCTGTAGACTCGACTTTTGGAACAGAGTGTGGATTTATCAGGAGGTCATTCTTGCGAAGAGGCTGTACTTTGTGTCCCGAACTCGCTGCATAGAGCATTCGACATGTCTCGTGGCATTATATGGACTAATGGCCTATATGCAACACTTGAAAAGAACGAACCTGGTGTCGTGGAAGGAGGACAATATCGATATGTTGCAGTCCGTGTTTTCCAAGATCTGGAATCTCTTAAAGATGCGCTTTGTGTTTCGAGGAATTATCGATGGCGATCAAGACCCCGACTTTTGTTTGTGGCATCTGGGCTTGTACTTCTATCCAGATTCCGAGGCCTCCAATAAGTTGGATTATTTCTATGGTCTCTCGGGTGTGACAACATCGCCATTCGCCCCTGACTATACCAAGAGCATTCGAGAGGTAACCCTGGAGTTCATGGCGTGGGTTTTGCCCATCTGGAAATCTGCCAAATAA
- a CDS encoding related to endoglucanase I precursor, with the protein MKFFTAFSALLAVASATPTTSPSKTLDKRATTWCDAFGSLQTEGYTVYHNNWGSGQATSGSQCTTFNSVKNKSFSWPTKWSWAGGNIHVKSYSNVALENINKKVSAIKSIPTKWTWRYSGTNMVSDVSYDLWLAPSVGAANKYEIMIWVGTYGGAGPISDSGSTPLATLTINGAQWKLFRGPNGDTTVYSFVATKNQGNFEGDLLPFLTYLTKSQGVPSSYVATSFQAGSNCVFSTSAYSLSVN; encoded by the exons ATGAAGTTCTTTACTGCTTTCTCTGCCCTTTTGGCTGTAGCTTCAGCTACACCTACTACTTCTCCTTCCAAGACCCTTGATAAACGAGCTACCACCTGGTGTGATGCTTTCGGGTCCCTCCAAACCGAAGGATACACCGTTTACCACAACAACTGGGGCAGCGGCCAGGCTACGTCCGGTTCTCAGTGCACCACCTTCAACTCTGTCAAGAACAAGTCCTTCTCGTGGCCTACCAAATGGAGCTGGGCCGGTGGAAATATCCACGTCAAGAGCTACTCCAACGTCGCgctcgagaacatcaacaagaaggtCTCGGCCATCAAGTCCATTCCTACAAAGTGGACATGGCGCTACAGCGGAACCAACATGGTTTCCGATGTCTCCTACGATCTTTGGCTAGCTCCCTCCGTTGGCGCTGCTAACAAGTACGAGATCATGATCTGGGTCGGAACCTACGGCGGTGCTGGACCTATCTCTGATTCTGGCTCTACTCCCCTTGCGACACTGACCATCAACGGTGCGCAGTGGAAGCTCTTCCGTGGACCTAATGGCGATACTACTGTATACTCTTTCGTTGCTACCAAGAACCAGGGCAACTTTGAGGgcgatcttcttcctttccttaCGTACCTCACCAAGAGCCAGGGTGTTCCTAGCAGCTATGTTGCTACTAGCTTCCAGGCCG GTTCCAACTGTGTCTTCTCCACCTCTGCTTACAGTCTCTCTGTCAACTAA
- a CDS encoding Bli-4-like alcohol dehydrogenase translates to MAKGVSFSPDKDIPDLSGKVILVTGGNTGLGFEVIYQLSKHKPKHIYLAARSEEKANEAIKTLHKKNPNAGPVAFLQLDLGSFASIKAAAATFRSMSDRLDILINNAGIMSVPEGLTKDGYEIQFGTNHLGPALFTTLLLPTLKATAAISTDVRVIFLSSELENMAPKNSYLFNDLKTTLPKFSTWTRYGQSKLASVHYAQALANHNPDLKVMSIHPGVIATNLSGPVVKDYNFLMAALFKVAMKFVTVSIEEGTLNHLWTATSPDVKSGAFYFPVGVQGKGSSLSKDSKLHDQLWEWTEKELEPHVTMGY, encoded by the coding sequence ATGGCAAAAGGCGTATCCTTTAGCCCAGACAAAGATATTCCTGACCTCTCAGGAAAGGTGATATTAGTTACAGGAGGGAATACCGGGTTAGGATTCGAAGTTATCTACCAGCTATCAAAGCACAAGCCCAAACACATCTATCTCGCAGCCAGatcagaagaaaaagcaaacgAAGCCATCAAGACACTCCACAAGAAGAATCCCAATGCAGGACCTGTTGCCTTTCTTCAGCTCGACCTAGGCTCATTTGCGAGTATAAAGGCAGCTGCAGCTACATTTAGGTCTATGTCTGACAGACTGGACATCTTGATCAACAATGCTGGGATCATGTCCGTGCCAGAAGGTCTGACGAAGGATGGATATGAAATCCAGTTTGGGACAAATCATCTCGGTCCCGCGCTCTTCACAACGCTGCTCCTACCAACCCTCAAAGCAACTGCCGCCATATCTACCGACGTGCGAGTTATCTTTCTCAGCTCCGAACTTGAGAACATGGCACCCAAGAACTCCTATCTCTTCAATGACCTAAAGACTACATTGCCCAAGTTCTCAACGTGGACTCGTTACGGCCAGTCGAAGCTCGCATCGGTGCACTACGCCCAAGCGCTGGCAAACCACAACCCAGACCTCAAAGTCATGAGTATCCATCCGGGAGTCATTGCAACGAACCTCAGTGGTCCGGTGGTTAAGGACTATAACTTTTTGATGGCCGCGTTGTTCAAGGTTGCCATGAAATTCGTTACTGTGAGTATTGAGGAGGGGACGCTGAACCATCTGTGGACAGCAACTAGTCCTGATGTGAAGTCTGGTGCTTTCTACTTTCCTGTCGGTGTACAGGGGAAGGGCTCGTCGCTGAGTAAGGATAGTAAGCTTCATGATCAACTTTGGGAGTGGACGGAGAAAGAGCTTGAACCCCATGTTACTATGGGATATTAA
- a CDS encoding related to transcription initiation factor IID beta chain, protein MASPPYATSPSGMSPPYPSPAQIPNKKRPSTLDGSAPPHKRRKPSQTSVSTSSAAHPLRQTSFPPEARSPFPRSPSVDAQSHVSGSAVSTTASGAPKKKRGRKAKNAKADDAREQTPSLVGGRAPTAVSGQGGEKEDDDEDDEKAEMALEDVVARTQEQKQEEIRLRAMLVEAFDSQQYNRYELWRAAKLADSVVKRVVNATVSQSVPQNVSTAVKAVAKLFAGEIIEAARNVQGEWIHAGEKQSELPTPPPSTNDDPAAAEEEIDLKRGPLRPDHLREAWRRYRLSGESRGVGVQQLWHAQQGDGVERFSTRTGKRLFK, encoded by the exons ATGGCTTCTCCGCCCTACGCAACCTCTCCATCAGGAATGTCACCACCCTACCCATCACCCGCTCAAATCCCCAACAAGAAGCGCCCATCAACCCTCGACGGCTCTGCGCCTCCCCACAAGCGCCGCAAGCCCTCCCAAACCTCCGTCTCAACCAGCTCCGCCGCGCATCCTCTCCGCCAAACGTCCTTCCCTCCCGAAGCACGATCTCCATTCCCGCGGTCTCCCTCCGTGGACGCCCAGTCGCATGTGAGCGGCAGCGCAGTCAGCACGACAGCCAGCGGAGCGCCCAAGAAGAAACGCGGCCGCAAGGCGAAGAACGCCAAGGCAGATGATGCTCGTGAACAGACGCCGAGTCTTGTTGGAGGACGGGCGCCTACGGCTGTGAGCGGACAGGGTGgtgagaaggaggatgacgacgaggatgatgagaaggctgagatggcgcttgaggatgttgttgcGAGAACGCAGGAGCAGAAGCAGGAGGAGATTCGACTGCGAGCTATGCTtgttgaggcttttgatTCTCAGCAGTATAACCGGTACGAGCTCTGGCGTGCAGCTAAATTGGCTGATAGTGTCGTCAAACGA GTTGTCAACGCTACGGTTTCTCAGTCGGTTCCGCAGAACGTGAGCACAGCTGTGAAAGCCGTCGCCAAGCTCTTCGCTGGTGAGATCATCGAAGCCGCTCGCAATGTACAGGGAGAATGGATCCACGCAGGAGAGAAGCAAAGCGAACTACCTACACCTCCCCCGTCAACCAACGACGACCCTGCCGcagcagaggaagagattgatCTCAAGCGCGGTCCCCTCCGGCCTGACCATCTACGCGAGGCTTGGCGCCGCTACAGACTATCTGGAGAGAGCCGTGGTGTAGGTGTGCAGCAACTCTGGCATGCCCAGCAGGGCGATGGAGTTGAGCGCTTTTCGACCCGTACTGGGAAGCGACTTTTCAAGTAA
- a CDS encoding probable GTP cyclohydrolase I: protein MPTSEDGKKRSHDVASISGSSSSSDDSRRRRRERKEKKRKNGDAVAVAVNGAKPSAFAQRRNSLAKASRDPRDEPLPRKRRAAAPQSVPEEEGAVVKIRSPSPVIDFDGLSRPSRGTRERREETEEQQAARLERMSGAVRTILECVGEDPDREGLLKTPERYAKALLFLTKGYQDNIETMVNEALFREGHSEMVIVKDIEIFSLCEHHLVPFTGKMHIGYIPNETVIGLSKLPRIAEMFARRLQIQERLTKEVAHAIMEILKPQGVAVVMESSHLCMVMRGVEKTTTSTITSCVLGCFEKKSKTRNEFLNLIGINR from the exons ATGCCTACCTCCGAAGACGGAAAGAAGAGATCCCACGACGTCGCAAGCATCTCGGGCTCCTCGTCCAGCAGCGACGACTCCCGCAGGCGCCGCCGCGAgcgcaaggagaagaagaggaagaacggcgacgctgtcgctgtcgctgtcaaTGGCGCAAAGCCCAGTGCCTTCGCTCAGCGTCGCAATAGCTTGGCCAAAGCTTCGCGAGATCCCCGCGATGAACCTCTCCCCCGGAAGCGCCGCGCTGCAGCACCCCAGAGCGTTCCTGAAGAGGAGGGCGCCGTAGTAAAGATTAGATCTCCTAGTCCtgtcattgactttgacggGCTCAGTCGACCCA GTCGTGGCACCAGAGAGCGCAGAGAGGAGACAGAAGAGCAGCAGGCTGCGCGGTTGGAACGTATGAGCGGTGCTGTGCGCACTATTCTAGAGTGTGTCGGTGAAGATCCCGATCGCGAGGGTCTTCTCAAAACTCCAGAGCGCTACGCTAAGGCGCTGCTCTTCTTGACCAAGGGATACCAGGACAACATTGAAACCATGGTCAACGAGGCTCTGTTCCGAGAGGGACACAGTGAAATGGTCATTGTCAAGGACATTGAGATCTTT TCTCTGTGCGAGCACCATCTCGTACCATTCACCGGCAAG ATGCACATCGGCTACATCCCCAACGAGACCGTCATTGGCCTATCCAAGCTCCCCCGAATCGCAGAGATGTTCGCCCGTCGTCTGCAGATCCAAGAACGCCTCACCAAGGAGGTCGCCCACGCCATTATGGAGATCCTCAAGCCCCAGGGCGTCGCCGTGGTCATGGAGTCGAGCCACCTGTGCATGGTGATGCGCGGTGTCGAAAAGACGACCACTAGCACCATCACCAGCTGT